One window from the genome of Streptomyces sp. T12 encodes:
- a CDS encoding A24 family peptidase translates to MEQLLIIVAAALWGGGTGLLIPRAAYRFSVAPDDPWQAACPAGHPITGLGQGWIGRARCADGTPYGPNTPLLAAITALICATLAGATGIRPELGVWLLLAPIGVLLATVDLAAHRLPDVLTLPLATAALTLLAVTTLLPGAEGRWTTALLGSLVLAVGYFALFLISPKGIGFGDVKLAIGLGAVLGWYGWAIVLVGTFAGFLLGALYGVGLILARRASRTTSIPFAPFLLGGALIGILLGTQ, encoded by the coding sequence GTGGAACAGCTGCTGATCATCGTGGCCGCTGCCCTGTGGGGCGGCGGCACAGGCCTGCTCATCCCCAGAGCGGCGTACCGGTTCTCCGTCGCTCCGGACGATCCGTGGCAGGCAGCGTGTCCCGCCGGGCACCCGATCACCGGCCTCGGACAGGGATGGATCGGACGAGCCCGGTGCGCCGACGGAACCCCGTACGGCCCCAACACCCCGCTCCTCGCCGCGATCACCGCCCTTATCTGCGCCACCCTCGCCGGTGCCACCGGTATCCGGCCCGAACTCGGCGTCTGGTTGCTGCTCGCACCCATCGGAGTCCTGCTCGCGACCGTCGACCTTGCAGCACACCGACTGCCGGACGTCCTGACCCTGCCGCTCGCCACAGCCGCGCTCACCCTGCTCGCCGTGACCACGCTGCTGCCCGGCGCAGAGGGGCGCTGGACGACCGCGCTGCTCGGCTCCCTCGTACTCGCAGTCGGCTACTTTGCTCTCTTCCTGATCAGTCCCAAAGGCATCGGCTTCGGCGATGTGAAGCTCGCCATCGGGCTGGGCGCCGTCCTGGGCTGGTATGGCTGGGCCATCGTCCTCGTCGGCACCTTCGCCGGGTTCCTGCTCGGTGCGCTGTACGGTGTCGGTCTCATCCTCGCTCGCCGCGCCAGCCGTACGACCAGCATTCCCTTCGCCCCGTTCCTGCTTGGCGGAGCCCTCATCGGGATACTCCTAGGCACCCAATGA